The region TGTTCCTGCAAGCCACGATTGGCGAGTTTTTCCGTGACGATAAACTGGCGCTGATCCAGACGCCGCACCACTTCTATTCGCTCGATCCATTTGAGCGCAACCTGACGGCGGCAAAGCGCGTTCCGCACGAAGGGGCGTTGTTCTACGGCCCGGTGCAGCAGGGCAATGACAACTGGAACGCCACGTTCTTCTGCGGCTCCTGCGCAGTGATCCGCCGTAGCGCGCTCAATGAAGTTGGCGGCTTTGCCGTGGAAACCGTGACTGAAGATGCGCACACCGCGCTGAAATTACAGCGTCGCGGCTGGAACACCGCGTTTCTGGATATTCCGCTGGCGGCGGGACTGGCAACCGAACGTCTGGCGCTGCACGTTAACCAGCGTATTCGCTGGGCGCGCGGCATGACGCAGATTTTCCGTATCGACAACCCGCTTTTAGGACGTGGTCTGAAGCTGACGCAGCGCATCTGTTATCTCAACGCCATGCTGCACTTCCAGTATGGCCTGCCGCGTGTGGTGTTCCTGACCTCGCCGCTGGTGTTTATGTTGTTCAATCTGAACATTATTTCGTCGTCGGCAACGCTGATTTTCGCCTATGTACTGCCACATCTGGTGCTGTCGACAATGGTCAACTCGCGTATTACCGGGCGCTACCGCTACGCGTTCTGGGGCGAAATTTATGAAACGGTGATGGCGTACCACCTGATTCTGCCGACGCTACTCAGCCTGATTTCACCGCGTCTGGGCAAGTTCAACGTCACCGATAAAGGCGACCTGACCGACCGCGATTACTTCGATTCCCACACGGTACGCCCCTTGATCATCACCACCCTGCTGATGGTGGGCAGCATGATCTGGGTTGGCGTACGTTACTTTATGCATGATTACGCCGGTATCGATCCGCGCGTGATCCTGTTCAACATCGCCTGGGGCACGTTCAGTACCATTATTTTGCTGGCCTCTATTGCAGTGGCGAAAGAGACCAAGCAGATCCGCAAAACCATCCGTATTTACGCCCGCTTGCCGGTCACGGTGCTGTTCTCTGACGGTTCAAAAATGCAGACCCGCACCTTTGATATCTCGATGGGCGGCGCGCGCGTGGCGCTGGTGAAAGGCGAAGATATGAGCCACAAAACCCCGGTACAAATCGAGCTGGGGCTGGGCGGTGAAATCGCCCATGTGCCGATTCGCGCCGCCGGGACTGGCGTGGGCGATCTCCGTCTTGAGTTCGACACCGTGGCGCTGAGCGAACGCCGTAAGCTGGTGCGCGTGGTGCTCTCCCGCGCCGATGCCTGGTATCGCCCGCCGCATGCGCCAGACCGCCCGCTGGTGTCGTTTATGGGGATTTTGCAGTGCGTGTATGAGCTGTTCTTCGGCCGCAAAAAAACCGTGAGTGGCTTTAATAGCCAGATGTCCGCCGTGGCGAACAAACAGGAAGAGGTTAACAATGCGCTTTAACCCCTTCACTTTGACCGCCTTACTGGTGGGCGGCTTCAGCCCGATCTGCGCCTTTACGGCCCAGAACGACGCGCTGCCGGAATTACCGCTGCCGGTCACGCTGCAAGGCGCAAAACCGCAGCCGCAACCTGCACCCGTTGCGGGCAGCAGCAACCAGGATATTGCCAGCACGCTCAGCTTTGGCGATATGGGCGCAACTGGCGGTTTAACCCTCAGCGGCCAGCAGTTACAAAACGGCGTGTCGTTCAACCTGCCGGGCGATCTGGTGGTAACCAATGCGCATATCAATTTGAATGTGCAGGTTAACCGTAACGATGTGAGCGGTGAAAATCTGCAACTGATGCTCAACGGCCAGCCGCTGGGCGCGATTCCGCTCGATCAGTTGCAGCAGGATAAAGGAGCCTGGAGTCTTGATGTGCCCGCGTCGATGATTGCGTCCAGCAACAACCTCAGCTTCCAGCTAAAAACCGGCGATGACATTATCAATAACGTCTGGAGCTGCCAGCGCGCGCTGCCCGCCGATTACAAAGTGATGTTACAGCCGGAATCGTCGTTGAATTACCAGGGATTATGGCTGAACGTGCGCAAAACCCTCGGCACATTCCCGCGCCCGTTCTTCGATGTGAAGCAGACCAAAGACCAGACGATTAGCATTGCTTATCCGGCCTCGCCGGATGCGGATGTACTCACCGCGTCGGCAATTGTCGCCTCGCAGTTTGGCGCATTGAGTAATGGCAAACCCAGCCGCTTTGAGGTGCAGTACGACACCCTGCCTGCGGGCAATGGCATCCTGATTGGCAAACCCGGCCAGACCATCGGAGGCGTTACCATTCCGCAGAGCAACGGCGCGGCATTGCAGGTTATCGACAACCCACAAAACCCGGCATACAAGCTGTTGATCGTAAGCGGTCATAACGACATGCAACTGCGCCAGGCCGCCTGGCGGCTGAACATACCGGGGCTGCCGGACAGCGACACGCTGGATGTGCCGCCCCTGAAAGTGGCGCAACGCGCGGCCTGGGATGCTCCGCGCTGGATCAATACCGAACGTCCGGTGGCTATACGCTCTTTGCTCAGCGATGAAGGCGCGCTGGTGGCGCACGGCGTCTGGCACGGCGAGAATCAGTTGCCGTTTCGCACCGCGCCGGATCTGTTCTTATGGGACGGTTCTGCCGTTCCCCTGCACCTGAACTACAGCTTTGCGCAGAAAAACTGGCTCGACGATCAGGCATCGTTCCTTAATGTCAGCCTGAACGGTGAGTTCCTCAAACGCCTGCCGGTAAGTAAAGAGGGATTGCTGGCGCCTGTGCTGGCGACATTCGGTCTGTCGCACCGCCAGCAAAGCGCGGTGGTGAACATTGACCCACGGGCGATCCTCGGCAACAACCAGCTTGGCTTCTGGTTTGGCTTGCAGGCGCAGAAAAATGCCCCGTGTAACGCGCTGGCGGATGAGAACATTCAAAGCCGCATTGACGGTGATTCGACGCTCGATTTCAGCCGCGCCTGGCACTTTGGCAAGCTGCCCAATCTGGCCTGGTTTAGCAGCGCCATGTTCCCGTTCACTCGTCATGCCGACCTGGCGCATACCACGGTGCTGATGCCGGCACACCCGTCCGCCGAGGATATTGCGCTGCTGCTAAACCTGATGGCGCAAGCCGGGCGCGATACCGGCGTAAGCGTCAATTATCTGCACCTGTACACCGGCATGCCGGGGCAGGAAGAGGCACAAGCGCAGCTTGCTGACAGCGACATTCTGGCGATTGGCAGCCTGAGCAACCGTGAACTGCTCACGCCCCTGCTGCAAAGCAGTGCTTTTACGCTCAACGAAAACACGCTCGAAGTAATGACCGCCAGCGTGATCAACCGGATGCTGTCTCTGCTGAGCGGCGACCAGCCACGCACAGACATGGACGCCGCCGAATACCTGCTTGATACCAACCAGTGGCGTGGCCTGCTGAGCCTGCGCTCGCCGTGGAACGCACAACGCGTCGTGGTCATTGCCACCGGCACGGACAACCAGCAACTGGCCTTACTGCCAGCGGACATGAGCAAACCGGCATTTCTCGCCAATGCCGGCGGGGACTTCACCGCCATCACCAATGCGGGAGACGTGCGAAGCTGGCGCGTGGGCGAGCAGTTCACCAGCGGCAACCTGCCGGGCTACATGAAAATTTTGTGGTTCGCCAGCGAGCATATCTTCTGGCTGGTTGCCCTTACCTGCCTGATTGCCGCCGTCACCGGCCCGATGTTGTTTAACGCGTTACAGCGCCATGCCCACCAACGCTTGCAGGATAAGACGAAAAAATGAATACGCGTAAACCACTGACGCACGCCTTTTATCTGCTTTGCCTGCTGGGAGCTTGTCACCCGGCGGCAGCGACGGAAAGCTCGGATGCGAACGCCAATGACACGGCGGTGAAAAAACTGCTGGCGCAGGCCAGTTACTGGCACAGCAAAGCCCACGACGAAATGGCTATCGACGCGCTGCAAAAAGTGCTGGCGGCGGATGACAAAAATATCGACGCCATGTATCTGCTGGCGCTCTACTCGTTGCAGCAAAGCAATGTTCAGCAGTCGGAAATCTGGCGGAAAAAAATCGCCGAACTTTCACCGCAAGATCCGCGCCTCAACGCGCTGAACAGCGCCAGCACGCTGCGCAGTATCCCGCAGGACAAGCTCACTGCGGCCCGCCAGCTGGCAAGCCGTGGGCAGATTAAAGAGGCGATCGCCGCCTGGCGTGCGCTGTTTAACGGCAACCCGCCGCCGGACGATGTGGCGCTGGAGTATTACCAGACGATGGCAGGCGACAGTGCCAGTTGGTCAGAAGCGGTTGCCGCGATGCGCCAGCGCGCCAGCGTGATGCCGGATGATGTGCCGACCAGACAGGCGCTGGCGATGGCGCTCACCTACCAGGAGCCAACGCGCCGGGAAGGGATCGCACAGTTGAGCCGCCTTGCGCCGGACGATAAAAACGCCGATAAAGCGTTGCAACAAGCGCTGCTGTGGCTCGATGCAAAAGTGGGCGATCTCCCGGCCTACACCGCGTATGCGCAGCGCCACCCGGACGATAGCGCGCCGATGGATCACTACCGCAAAAGCGTGGAAGGCGATGCCACCAAAGCCGGGTTCGACGCGTTAAACAGCGGCGACTTAGGCGGTGCGAAAGATAAGTTTGCCGAAGCGCTGCAAACCCGCGCCAATAACGGCAACGCGCTGGCCGGGATGGGTTACGTCGCGCTGCGACAGAATAATTTCAGCGATGCGGAAAAATTTCTGCGCCGCGCCGCCCAGGAGGACACCACTAATCCGAACAACGAGCAGTGGGCGAAAGATGCCGATAACGCTCGCTTTTACGGTGCGCTCGGCCAGGCGCGCAGCCTGAGCCAGAAAGGCAGCTACGATCAAGCGCTGGCAAGCCTTGAAGGCAGCAACACTCACGACGACAGTCAACAACTGGCGGCGGAGATGCTGCGCGCCGACATCCTGCGCCGCCAGGGAAAATTGCCGCAAGCGGAAGAGATTTATCGCAAGCTGCTGGCTGAACGCCCACAAAACACCGATATCCGCACCGGCCTGTGGTGGGTGTTAAAGCAGCAAAGCAAGCAAAGCGAAGCGGACGCCATGCTGCGTACCCTGCCCGCCAGCCTGCGCACCCGCTTTGCCGCCGTTGGCGATAACGGCGACGGCGAACGCAAAGCCGCGCAGTCAGCACTGGAGGCGGGCAACAGCTCACGCGCAATGCAAATTTTACAGGCGGCGTCCGGTAAATATCCGCAAAACGTCTGGCTGCAACTCGACTATGCGCGCGCTTTACGCAAAGCCGGACAGAAACAGCAAGCCGCGACGGTAATGACCGCCGTTACCACGCGCAGTAATACCAGCAAAGAAGCGCTGTATGCCGCCGCGGTTTTCGCCGCCGAAGAGAACGACTGGTCACGCGCGCAAAGCCTGCTCGCCCGCGTACCGCGCAGCAGCTACAGCGCCGATATGACAGCGCTCAGCACGCGCGTGCAGACCAACCAACAACTGGATATTGCCCGTAACTATTTACGGCTCGGCAATGCCGCCGCCGCGCGCAACTCGCTGCTGGCGTTGCAGCGTAACCCGCCGCAAACCCCGGTCGATGTTGGCCGTCTGGCAGAACTGTTAATGCAAAGCGGTGACAGCAGCGGCGCACTGCAATTAGTGCGGGAAAACCAGGCGCAGGGGCTGCACGGTTCGGTGATCGATTACGCCGGACAGATCCGCGTACTCAATCAGGCCGGTCAGTTCGCCGAAGCGGAGAGCATTCTCAACGCCCCGGCGCTGCAAAACGGCACCAGCCAGCAGGAGATGAACGATATCCGTACCGGCAGCCTGATCGCCCGCGCCGACCGCCTGCGGGAAAAAGGGCAAATTGGCAAAGCGTGGAATCTGCTCATGCCGGAGCTGCAACGCAACCCGACCAATACGGATCTGCTGCTGGCGGTGGGGCGTATTTACCAGGCCGATCACATGGACGACAAAGCCACCGAGATCTACCAGTACGTGCTGCGCAAATCCCCGCGCGATAAACAGGCGCTGACCGGGCTGGTAAACCTGGCGCTGGCGCGTGGCGATAACGATGCGGCGCGGCGGGCGTTCTCCACGCTTGAGCCGAGCCAGGATGCCGATTACATGCTGTTGGCGGCGCGTGTCACCGCCGCTAACGGTGAAAACCAGCGCGCCATGTCGCTGCTGCGCACCGCCCAGTGGCGTCTGCAACAGGGGGATGAGAACGACAACGACGAACTCAGCGCCGTGATGTCCCTGCCCTCGCCGACGCGCC is a window of Enterobacter sp. R4-368 DNA encoding:
- the bcsA gene encoding UDP-forming cellulose synthase catalytic subunit, translated to MKKIIGIIFTLILLLLSLLVVITPMSSDKQYLFGLSVMAVVFILGRVKSKKAVLAMLSLSVLMSTRYIWWRATTTLHFDSTVEMLLGSLLFAAEIYSWTILLLGYIQMAWPLERPIAPLPADKSIWPTVDIYVPSYNESLEVVRDTVLAAQCIEYPQDKVKVYILDDGKRDEFRDFAAEAGVGYITRPDNSHAKAGNLNHAMTITHGELICVFDCDHVATRVFLQATIGEFFRDDKLALIQTPHHFYSLDPFERNLTAAKRVPHEGALFYGPVQQGNDNWNATFFCGSCAVIRRSALNEVGGFAVETVTEDAHTALKLQRRGWNTAFLDIPLAAGLATERLALHVNQRIRWARGMTQIFRIDNPLLGRGLKLTQRICYLNAMLHFQYGLPRVVFLTSPLVFMLFNLNIISSSATLIFAYVLPHLVLSTMVNSRITGRYRYAFWGEIYETVMAYHLILPTLLSLISPRLGKFNVTDKGDLTDRDYFDSHTVRPLIITTLLMVGSMIWVGVRYFMHDYAGIDPRVILFNIAWGTFSTIILLASIAVAKETKQIRKTIRIYARLPVTVLFSDGSKMQTRTFDISMGGARVALVKGEDMSHKTPVQIELGLGGEIAHVPIRAAGTGVGDLRLEFDTVALSERRKLVRVVLSRADAWYRPPHAPDRPLVSFMGILQCVYELFFGRKKTVSGFNSQMSAVANKQEEVNNAL
- a CDS encoding cellulose biosynthesis cyclic di-GMP-binding regulatory protein BcsB; this translates as MRFNPFTLTALLVGGFSPICAFTAQNDALPELPLPVTLQGAKPQPQPAPVAGSSNQDIASTLSFGDMGATGGLTLSGQQLQNGVSFNLPGDLVVTNAHINLNVQVNRNDVSGENLQLMLNGQPLGAIPLDQLQQDKGAWSLDVPASMIASSNNLSFQLKTGDDIINNVWSCQRALPADYKVMLQPESSLNYQGLWLNVRKTLGTFPRPFFDVKQTKDQTISIAYPASPDADVLTASAIVASQFGALSNGKPSRFEVQYDTLPAGNGILIGKPGQTIGGVTIPQSNGAALQVIDNPQNPAYKLLIVSGHNDMQLRQAAWRLNIPGLPDSDTLDVPPLKVAQRAAWDAPRWINTERPVAIRSLLSDEGALVAHGVWHGENQLPFRTAPDLFLWDGSAVPLHLNYSFAQKNWLDDQASFLNVSLNGEFLKRLPVSKEGLLAPVLATFGLSHRQQSAVVNIDPRAILGNNQLGFWFGLQAQKNAPCNALADENIQSRIDGDSTLDFSRAWHFGKLPNLAWFSSAMFPFTRHADLAHTTVLMPAHPSAEDIALLLNLMAQAGRDTGVSVNYLHLYTGMPGQEEAQAQLADSDILAIGSLSNRELLTPLLQSSAFTLNENTLEVMTASVINRMLSLLSGDQPRTDMDAAEYLLDTNQWRGLLSLRSPWNAQRVVVIATGTDNQQLALLPADMSKPAFLANAGGDFTAITNAGDVRSWRVGEQFTSGNLPGYMKILWFASEHIFWLVALTCLIAAVTGPMLFNALQRHAHQRLQDKTKK
- a CDS encoding cellulose biosynthesis protein BcsC; amino-acid sequence: MNTRKPLTHAFYLLCLLGACHPAAATESSDANANDTAVKKLLAQASYWHSKAHDEMAIDALQKVLAADDKNIDAMYLLALYSLQQSNVQQSEIWRKKIAELSPQDPRLNALNSASTLRSIPQDKLTAARQLASRGQIKEAIAAWRALFNGNPPPDDVALEYYQTMAGDSASWSEAVAAMRQRASVMPDDVPTRQALAMALTYQEPTRREGIAQLSRLAPDDKNADKALQQALLWLDAKVGDLPAYTAYAQRHPDDSAPMDHYRKSVEGDATKAGFDALNSGDLGGAKDKFAEALQTRANNGNALAGMGYVALRQNNFSDAEKFLRRAAQEDTTNPNNEQWAKDADNARFYGALGQARSLSQKGSYDQALASLEGSNTHDDSQQLAAEMLRADILRRQGKLPQAEEIYRKLLAERPQNTDIRTGLWWVLKQQSKQSEADAMLRTLPASLRTRFAAVGDNGDGERKAAQSALEAGNSSRAMQILQAASGKYPQNVWLQLDYARALRKAGQKQQAATVMTAVTTRSNTSKEALYAAAVFAAEENDWSRAQSLLARVPRSSYSADMTALSTRVQTNQQLDIARNYLRLGNAAAARNSLLALQRNPPQTPVDVGRLAELLMQSGDSSGALQLVRENQAQGLHGSVIDYAGQIRVLNQAGQFAEAESILNAPALQNGTSQQEMNDIRTGSLIARADRLREKGQIGKAWNLLMPELQRNPTNTDLLLAVGRIYQADHMDDKATEIYQYVLRKSPRDKQALTGLVNLALARGDNDAARRAFSTLEPSQDADYMLLAARVTAANGENQRAMSLLRTAQWRLQQGDENDNDELSAVMSLPSPTRQAQLTAMSGINSMMRDLQEKSATWTSAGVSLRSRNGESGLGALDEVQAPMILSGAIGDATRLNLNITPVSLNAGEMSGEAANRFGSGALEHAEKLAQAAASTSTTTSSTNATSQGSQQANGVAASLSMSGDNYKLDIGSTPTGGEFTRLVGGVEWNPKLTQNSSLNLKAERRAVTDSLLSYVGVKDKSTGESWGGITRNGVSAQFAWDNELIGLYSKLGFDTYVGTNVPTNHAVSAQAGSYLRPWKTADSELKVGVNVNYMNFDRNLSYYTLGQGGYFSPQDFMAVSLPVTLTRHLNDWDLTLNGAVGYQSYKQSKSDYFPGHSSLQSQLNSYASDDDDVDAVYKATSKNGIGYTLGVDARYHLSDNLALGANLGYDTFGSYNEGKALFYFKYYVDQDK